One Chromobacterium paludis genomic window carries:
- a CDS encoding GGDEF domain-containing protein — MTIQSVQSILDFKTTLLSTTGYTLMLTLVVLLYWRDNRREPALLTLGLSGIISAAGSILAFLSLPLSPWHSLILVTLLLLMFHPMALLATRQLFGLRDKGWFCLGSAAVVMVAFVWLGGEASYGHRVMVTSFSHMVFWSLIVAQFWRSRTQATPIGHWLATVLACLIILISASRFHVAWWMGDAAFASRGALFNLFTSLSLFWLTFCFSLSMLFICYERLHMQLRQQADQDGLTRLLNHRTFQEKADGIFRRAVNKGESLSLLLIDLDHFKSINDRYGHLVGDGVLKQLADCLRREARHGDLLGRHGGEEFVVLLPQAGRIEAYNVADRLRLAIGNLCPQIGELSLTISASIGVASLRPSEHESLASLFLEADLLLYQAKRNGRNRVEMERVAEPLAETL; from the coding sequence ATGACCATACAATCCGTCCAAAGCATTCTCGACTTCAAGACCACTCTGCTCAGCACCACCGGCTATACGCTGATGCTGACCCTGGTGGTGCTGCTGTATTGGCGCGATAACCGCCGCGAACCCGCCCTGTTGACGCTGGGCTTGAGCGGCATCATCAGCGCGGCAGGCTCCATCCTCGCTTTCCTGAGCTTGCCGCTGTCCCCATGGCACAGCCTGATTCTGGTGACGCTGTTGTTGCTGATGTTTCATCCGATGGCGCTGCTGGCCACGCGCCAGCTGTTTGGCTTGCGAGACAAGGGATGGTTTTGCCTGGGCAGCGCGGCGGTGGTGATGGTGGCTTTCGTTTGGCTGGGCGGGGAGGCGAGCTATGGTCACCGCGTCATGGTGACCTCGTTTTCGCATATGGTGTTCTGGTCCCTGATTGTTGCCCAGTTCTGGCGCTCTCGGACGCAGGCCACGCCCATTGGGCACTGGCTGGCCACGGTTTTGGCGTGCTTGATCATTCTGATTTCCGCCAGCCGTTTCCATGTGGCCTGGTGGATGGGCGACGCGGCCTTTGCCAGCCGGGGCGCGCTGTTCAATCTGTTCACTTCGCTCAGCCTGTTCTGGCTCACATTCTGCTTCAGCCTGAGCATGCTGTTCATTTGCTACGAGCGCTTGCACATGCAATTGCGGCAGCAGGCCGATCAGGACGGCCTGACCCGTCTCCTGAACCACCGCACGTTTCAAGAAAAGGCGGATGGCATATTTCGCCGCGCGGTGAACAAGGGGGAGTCATTGTCGTTGCTGCTGATAGATCTGGATCACTTCAAAAGCATTAACGACCGCTATGGCCATCTGGTGGGCGATGGCGTGCTGAAGCAATTGGCCGATTGTTTGCGCCGGGAGGCGCGCCACGGCGATCTGCTGGGCCGCCACGGCGGCGAGGAGTTTGTGGTGCTGTTGCCGCAGGCAGGCCGCATCGAGGCCTATAACGTCGCGGACCGCCTGCGGCTGGCCATCGGCAATCTGTGTCCGCAAATCGGGGAGCTGTCGCTGACCATCAGTGCCAGCATAGGGGTAGCCAGCCTGCGTCCGTCTGAGCACGAAAGCCTGGCCAGCCTGTTCCTGGAGGCGGACCTGCTGCTGTACCAGGCCAAGCGCAACGGCCGCAATCGGGTGGAGATGGAGCGGGTTGCGGAACCGCTGGCCGAGACGCTGTGA
- a CDS encoding DinB family protein produces MPLRSIRMLARYSAWANRRLFDTLAALPETELNAARATVFGTILSTLNHNLVVDRIWQAHLMQQPHGYTSRNTAATPSLEELDAAQSELDRWFMAYADSLSAAAAEESLDFRFVDGGQGRMRRDDMLLHIVNHKNYHRGFVADMLYQIPATPPVTDLPVYLRDAHGEDARPD; encoded by the coding sequence ATGCCATTGCGCAGCATCCGCATGCTGGCCCGATACAGCGCCTGGGCCAATCGCCGCCTGTTCGACACCCTAGCCGCCCTGCCGGAGACGGAGCTCAACGCCGCCCGGGCCACTGTCTTCGGCACTATTCTGTCCACACTGAACCACAATCTGGTGGTGGACCGCATCTGGCAAGCTCATCTGATGCAACAGCCGCATGGCTACACCAGCCGCAATACCGCGGCCACGCCCAGCCTGGAAGAGCTGGATGCGGCGCAGAGCGAGCTGGATCGGTGGTTTATGGCTTACGCCGATAGCCTGAGCGCGGCGGCTGCGGAGGAGAGCTTGGACTTCCGCTTTGTGGACGGCGGCCAGGGACGCATGCGCCGCGACGACATGCTGCTGCACATCGTCAACCACAAAAACTATCATCGCGGCTTTGTGGCCGACATGCTGTACCAGATCCCGGCCACGCCGCCGGTCACCGACCTGCCGGTCTATCTGCGGGACGCCCACGGCGAGGACGCGCGGCCCGATTAG
- a CDS encoding substrate-binding periplasmic protein has product MKRSLLCLLFTLQQAAAAAPPREITLTTLEWPPYTGSQLPGQGLNSEVIRTAFQAMGYRVTFRIVPWQRAVSEARFNPKVAGYFPEYDSAEGRKAFIFSDPIGSSPLGFAERMDERIRWQALSELSRRRIGVVQGYVNTAELDQRIADKRQNVDEAPDDTQNLLKLDRRHIDLAVIDSNVFNYLMQNEPRLKSTRGRLMMNPHLLDEKKLFVCFKPSAEGKQLADVLNQGLKKINLKLVILRYLQGLDHPEPPVQSAANIKKPVG; this is encoded by the coding sequence GTGAAGCGAAGCCTGTTGTGTCTGCTGTTCACTCTGCAACAAGCCGCGGCCGCGGCGCCGCCGCGCGAGATCACGCTGACCACGCTGGAGTGGCCCCCCTATACCGGCAGCCAGCTGCCGGGGCAAGGCCTCAACAGCGAGGTGATCCGGACAGCCTTTCAGGCCATGGGCTACCGCGTGACTTTCCGCATCGTGCCCTGGCAGCGCGCGGTGTCCGAGGCGCGCTTCAATCCCAAGGTTGCCGGCTACTTTCCCGAATATGACTCGGCCGAGGGTCGCAAAGCCTTTATTTTTTCCGACCCCATAGGCAGCAGCCCGCTGGGCTTTGCCGAGCGAATGGACGAGCGCATCCGCTGGCAAGCGCTGAGCGAACTTTCCCGCCGCCGCATCGGCGTGGTGCAGGGCTACGTCAACACCGCGGAGCTGGACCAGCGCATCGCCGACAAGCGGCAGAACGTCGACGAAGCGCCAGACGACACCCAGAACCTGCTGAAGCTGGACCGCCGCCATATCGACCTGGCGGTCATAGACAGCAATGTGTTCAATTACCTGATGCAAAACGAACCCAGGCTGAAATCCACCCGCGGCCGTCTGATGATGAACCCGCATCTGCTGGACGAAAAAAAGCTGTTTGTCTGCTTCAAGCCGTCGGCCGAAGGCAAACAGCTGGCGGATGTGCTAAACCAGGGCCTGAAGAAGATCAATCTCAAGCTGGTCATCCTGCGTTATCTGCAAGGGCTGGACCATCCGGAGCCGCCAGTGCAAAGCGCGGCGAATATAAAAAAACCGGTCGGCTGA
- a CDS encoding Clp protease ClpP: MPRPRDELEDDIDKPVPLYRQYETQGTVRQISFYLSEEIGAAIHYTDLLYTLRTASSTDIVYLHLNTPGGNFDAGLQIINNITASEAHVVTILEARAYSMGALIFLAGDELVVHDTCQLMFHNYSSALIGKGNEQQAQVAASVKWFEKVMRHVCRPFLTDEELDRILKGEDIWLDSDNIRRRLANIQKGAPATAPRQAARAKPKAPGA, translated from the coding sequence ATGCCCCGCCCCCGCGACGAACTGGAAGACGACATCGACAAGCCCGTCCCGCTGTACCGCCAATACGAAACCCAAGGCACGGTGCGGCAGATTTCTTTTTATCTATCCGAAGAAATCGGCGCCGCCATCCACTACACCGATCTGCTGTACACCCTGCGCACCGCCAGCAGCACCGACATCGTCTACCTGCACCTGAACACCCCCGGCGGCAATTTCGACGCCGGCCTGCAAATCATCAACAACATCACCGCCAGCGAAGCCCACGTCGTCACCATCCTGGAAGCGCGCGCCTATTCCATGGGCGCGCTGATCTTCCTGGCCGGCGACGAGCTGGTGGTGCACGACACCTGCCAGCTGATGTTCCACAACTACTCGTCGGCGCTGATAGGCAAGGGCAATGAGCAACAGGCGCAGGTAGCCGCCAGCGTGAAATGGTTTGAAAAGGTGATGCGCCATGTTTGCCGTCCCTTCCTCACCGACGAGGAGTTGGACCGCATCCTGAAAGGCGAAGACATCTGGCTGGACAGCGACAATATCCGCCGCCGCCTGGCCAATATCCAGAAAGGCGCGCCGGCCACCGCCCCGCGCCAGGCCGCTCGCGCCAAGCCCAAAGCCCCCGGCGCCTGA
- a CDS encoding aldo/keto reductase translates to MQKRTLGRNGPQVSALGLGCMGMSAFYGPHDDAESLSTLDAALDLGVNFLDTADMYGPYTNELLLAKLLARRRGEVVLATKFGIVLDPAQPDRRGVNGHPDYVRSSCEGSLKRLGVDHIDVYYLHRVDPKVPIEETVGAMAELVRTGKVRYLGLSEASAETLRRAAAVHPIHALQSEYSLWTRDPEDGALAACREVGASLVAYSPLGRGFLTGAIRSPDDFAPDDFRRGNPRFQGENFQRNLALVDKVRALAAAKGCSPAQLALAWLLAQGDDIVAIPGARKQANLRDNLGALAVRLGDGDAAELDAVFGDGQVRGQRYAPEVMSLLDR, encoded by the coding sequence ATGCAAAAACGAACTCTGGGCCGCAATGGTCCGCAGGTTTCGGCGCTGGGGTTGGGCTGCATGGGCATGAGCGCTTTCTATGGCCCGCATGACGATGCCGAGTCCTTGTCCACGCTGGACGCGGCATTGGATCTGGGCGTCAATTTCCTGGACACCGCCGATATGTATGGCCCTTACACCAATGAGCTGCTGCTGGCAAAACTGCTGGCGCGCCGGCGCGGCGAGGTGGTGCTGGCCACCAAGTTCGGCATCGTGCTCGATCCCGCCCAGCCGGACCGCCGCGGCGTCAATGGCCATCCCGACTATGTGCGCAGCAGCTGCGAGGGCAGCCTGAAGCGGCTGGGGGTGGACCATATCGACGTTTATTACCTGCACCGCGTCGATCCCAAGGTGCCGATCGAGGAGACTGTGGGCGCGATGGCAGAGCTGGTGCGGACGGGCAAGGTGCGTTATCTGGGCTTGTCTGAAGCCTCGGCCGAGACTTTGCGCCGAGCGGCAGCCGTGCATCCTATCCATGCCTTGCAGAGCGAGTATTCCTTATGGACGCGCGATCCGGAGGACGGCGCGCTGGCCGCGTGCCGCGAGGTGGGCGCGAGCCTGGTGGCCTATAGCCCGCTGGGACGCGGCTTCCTGACCGGCGCGATCCGGAGCCCGGATGATTTCGCCCCGGATGACTTTCGCCGCGGCAACCCGCGTTTTCAGGGCGAGAATTTCCAGCGCAACCTGGCGCTGGTGGACAAGGTAAGGGCGCTAGCCGCGGCGAAAGGCTGCAGCCCGGCGCAACTGGCCTTGGCCTGGTTGCTGGCGCAGGGCGATGACATCGTCGCGATACCGGGCGCGCGCAAGCAGGCCAATCTGCGCGATAACCTGGGCGCGCTGGCCGTGCGCCTTGGCGATGGCGACGCAGCCGAGCTGGACGCCGTATTCGGCGATGGCCAGGTGCGCGGACAGCGCTATGCGCCAGAGGTGATGAGTCTGCTAGATCGTTAA
- a CDS encoding LysR family transcriptional regulator produces the protein MSRISHDALQAFRLIARHRSFTRAADELNVSASALSQSMRQLEAELGLPLLARTTRQVTPTEAGEALLERLAPALDEIRQALDDMRERQGQPAGTLRLTLPHTAAQIALYPHLDEFLRRHPALALELDVNDSLVDIVGQRFDAGIRFSDRLQPGMQAAQVSRPIRFVVVATPAYLARRGVPKQPDDLLQHACIGYRFGASGPQYRWQFIEQQQPRQLALRGPLLANDNQARLHGARGGVGLAYLAEDLVRQDLEAGRLVSVLEPYLPPAEALYLFYPQQRRQPAKLRALIDFLREQAGLPAA, from the coding sequence ATGTCACGGATATCGCATGATGCGCTGCAGGCCTTCCGCCTGATCGCCCGCCACCGCAGCTTCACCCGCGCCGCCGACGAGCTGAATGTCAGCGCCTCCGCGCTGAGCCAGAGCATGCGCCAGCTTGAGGCAGAGCTTGGCCTGCCGCTGCTGGCGCGCACCACCCGCCAGGTGACGCCGACCGAAGCCGGCGAAGCGCTATTGGAAAGGCTGGCGCCGGCGCTGGACGAAATCCGCCAGGCGCTGGACGACATGCGCGAACGCCAGGGCCAGCCCGCCGGCACCCTGCGGCTGACCTTGCCCCATACCGCCGCCCAGATCGCGCTCTACCCCCATCTGGATGAATTCTTGCGCCGACACCCCGCCCTGGCGCTGGAGCTGGATGTCAATGACAGCCTGGTCGACATCGTCGGCCAGCGCTTCGATGCCGGCATCCGCTTCAGCGACCGCCTGCAGCCGGGCATGCAGGCGGCGCAGGTCAGCCGCCCCATACGCTTTGTCGTGGTGGCGACGCCGGCCTACCTCGCGCGCCGCGGCGTGCCGAAACAGCCCGATGACTTGCTGCAGCATGCCTGCATCGGCTACCGCTTCGGCGCCAGCGGGCCGCAGTACCGCTGGCAGTTCATCGAACAGCAGCAACCGCGCCAACTGGCCCTGCGCGGGCCGCTGCTCGCCAACGATAATCAGGCCAGGCTGCACGGCGCGCGCGGCGGCGTCGGGCTGGCCTATCTGGCCGAGGATCTGGTGCGCCAGGACCTCGAAGCCGGCAGGCTGGTTTCGGTACTGGAGCCGTACTTGCCGCCGGCCGAGGCGCTGTACTTGTTCTATCCGCAGCAACGGCGTCAGCCGGCCAAGCTGCGCGCGCTGATAGACTTTTTGCGCGAACAGGCGGGATTGCCCGCCGCCTGA